One window of the Chloroflexota bacterium genome contains the following:
- a CDS encoding SpoIID/LytB domain-containing protein — protein sequence MKLGKIHSERKAIMVDEQRKYAKAAIAIPGIASATSEVVTRKAGTENPAAKDASKRIALVLLAMLLCWLLLARAQTVHAETGGFRGQVTDVLSKRPIQGAVVKVGGVQTTTDEDGRYLLRLAPGTYEIHVQAAGYIGMSMSYQTVRSNAFTNVDFAMVLSAPTATQRVALDAILRQPVETKLTAEELAAIRISGFLPSGVTSLPSTIRVLMPDSTVVVMPLDEYVKGVLPKEMPPHWPMEALKAQAVAARCYAAAGPRHADVGADVCTTTHCQVWSPVRYETTDRAVDSTRNVALTFGGNIIRSFFFARCSGQTRNAIDVWGVNVPYCRSVACSCGSTTALGHGVGMCQEGARTMAQNGHSYTDILLHYYSNIQVAALPPHILKDGRVWPEQADTATMFHYEVQYIGTDQPIAAYVYIDGQAYAMSPVTRTASGGATYRYSTLLPVGEHQYAFHFEDGYNSPVDFPASGTLSGPVVRMATGPTPTAMPRLTSTKVVQWIQTTQSDFAAGTFQNIVLTREGDGEVALAPDRTLGVYTSTVKLAPIEFVAVGSFWHTTMPTGTAITVALRSSADGSTWSNWTVVPPMDAEREESRLSYGELLYLRGMYVQYRLTLASTQVGTGPVLSALTLVLIDSRPGNTAEQAQALAAAIAPAAGPIIIPRSAWGADERLMTWPPEYRTVRKFVIHHTATSNSDLDPAATVRAIYYYHAVTRGWGDIGYNYLIDTQGRIYEGRYGGEGVVGGHAKQYAWGSIGVSLIGNYDEVAVPAAMERSLIELIAWKGNLHFVHPTDHGFFIDRDLPNIFAHRDVAETTCPGRYAYARMASIRTGVLARMNELPPNVRIDAPLAESRISGVVNCLTTVSPAVSQVTFCVDGTASASDNTAPFSWKWNTSTVADGLHRLQVEARTALNLRAEQAVTVTVDNTPPTGTLSAPSFHNAPTITLSTWADGAAWMLFSNGWQWEGEELAHQTGSRVSDAAAGNGWAWMGRAGYDQSGWWYGPYFRELPTGRSYRVYFRLRANGYSPLTHVATLDVTDDFGANTYVSQILLGEDLLGNHYQEPYLDFSYYRRDNYGLEFRVFYPGQCDLYLDRISAFRTPLPYAQSVEWILPTGDGPKVVQARYLDAAGNASEVISTTVILDTRAPQWLGWDGIYAQVRDELSGLHVNSAQFATSGDGVNWGPWQAAQLTATEGTTATVSVSTLTDGGTVVRFRIADRAGNVAVSPAYTLPTPAPTKTSTPTPIPSATPSPTATSTSTPVPTLTSTPMDTPTPTSTPTAVPSPTASPMPTSPSEPGAIRGRVLLQGRIAYGGVSVSISGGAAVTSAADGSYLLAELPAGAYTVILRMPGYLETQRSNIVVQPGAVTELPNALLHGGDANGDCTVNLSDLVIVSVNFRSSPPKDPRADINGDGIVDLFDLLLVSINLGKHCPGPW from the coding sequence TTGAAACTGGGCAAAATCCATTCTGAAAGAAAAGCAATCATGGTGGATGAGCAAAGAAAATACGCTAAAGCAGCAATTGCTATTCCAGGAATTGCTTCTGCAACGAGCGAAGTCGTGACGAGAAAGGCCGGAACCGAGAATCCCGCTGCAAAGGATGCCTCCAAGAGGATCGCCCTTGTCCTGCTTGCGATGCTCCTTTGCTGGCTTTTGCTAGCAAGGGCACAAACCGTCCATGCCGAGACAGGAGGCTTCCGTGGGCAGGTAACCGATGTGCTCAGCAAGCGACCTATTCAGGGCGCGGTGGTGAAGGTCGGTGGGGTGCAAACCACCACTGACGAAGATGGACGCTATCTGTTGCGCCTGGCTCCTGGCACCTATGAAATCCACGTGCAGGCCGCCGGATACATCGGCATGTCCATGAGTTACCAGACGGTGCGCAGCAATGCATTCACCAACGTTGATTTCGCTATGGTCCTATCTGCACCTACGGCGACGCAGCGTGTGGCGCTGGATGCCATCCTCCGCCAGCCAGTTGAAACCAAGCTCACTGCTGAGGAATTGGCAGCAATACGGATCAGCGGCTTTCTCCCCTCTGGCGTGACTTCGCTGCCATCCACCATCCGCGTGCTGATGCCTGATAGCACTGTCGTGGTGATGCCTCTAGATGAATACGTCAAGGGTGTGCTCCCCAAGGAGATGCCACCCCATTGGCCGATGGAGGCTTTAAAGGCACAAGCAGTGGCTGCACGCTGCTATGCCGCCGCTGGTCCGCGCCACGCGGACGTGGGTGCGGATGTGTGCACTACTACACACTGCCAAGTATGGAGCCCTGTGCGTTATGAAACCACAGACCGCGCTGTGGATAGCACGCGCAACGTAGCCCTCACTTTCGGTGGCAATATCATCCGCTCCTTTTTCTTTGCACGTTGTAGCGGACAAACGCGCAATGCGATAGATGTATGGGGCGTCAACGTGCCCTATTGTCGCAGCGTGGCTTGTTCCTGCGGCTCCACCACTGCCCTTGGACACGGAGTGGGCATGTGCCAGGAGGGGGCACGCACCATGGCACAAAACGGGCATAGCTATACGGACATCTTATTACACTACTATTCCAATATCCAAGTGGCAGCACTCCCACCCCATATTTTGAAAGATGGTCGCGTCTGGCCAGAGCAAGCAGATACTGCGACCATGTTCCATTACGAAGTGCAGTACATCGGCACTGACCAGCCCATTGCAGCATATGTCTATATTGACGGACAAGCATACGCCATGAGTCCGGTCACGCGAACCGCCTCTGGCGGTGCTACATACCGCTACAGCACGTTGTTGCCCGTCGGCGAGCACCAATATGCCTTCCATTTTGAGGATGGCTACAATTCGCCCGTGGACTTTCCTGCCTCGGGTACGCTCAGCGGGCCTGTCGTACGCATGGCAACAGGTCCTACACCCACTGCCATGCCGCGGCTGACGAGCACGAAAGTGGTACAATGGATTCAGACTACGCAATCCGATTTTGCCGCTGGCACTTTCCAGAATATTGTGCTGACCAGAGAGGGCGACGGGGAGGTGGCACTTGCACCCGACCGCACCTTGGGCGTTTACACCTCGACGGTCAAGTTGGCACCTATTGAATTCGTGGCTGTTGGCTCGTTCTGGCATACCACAATGCCAACAGGAACGGCGATCACCGTTGCCCTGCGCAGCAGTGCAGATGGCAGCACGTGGTCGAACTGGACGGTAGTACCACCCATGGATGCCGAACGGGAGGAATCGCGTCTATCCTACGGAGAATTGCTCTACCTACGCGGCATGTACGTGCAATACCGCTTGACTCTAGCCAGCACTCAGGTGGGAACAGGGCCGGTACTTTCCGCGCTCACGTTGGTCTTGATTGATTCACGACCTGGCAACACAGCCGAACAAGCGCAGGCACTGGCTGCTGCCATTGCTCCTGCCGCTGGGCCGATTATCATCCCGCGTTCCGCATGGGGAGCAGACGAGCGGCTGATGACCTGGCCACCGGAATACCGCACGGTGCGTAAGTTCGTCATCCATCACACAGCCACGTCCAACAGTGATCTCGACCCCGCTGCCACCGTGCGTGCCATCTACTATTACCACGCCGTAACGCGTGGGTGGGGCGACATTGGTTACAACTATCTTATTGATACGCAGGGACGCATCTACGAAGGAAGGTACGGTGGGGAAGGCGTGGTTGGTGGACATGCCAAGCAGTACGCCTGGGGTTCCATTGGCGTATCGCTCATTGGCAACTACGACGAAGTGGCTGTGCCTGCAGCAATGGAGCGCTCGCTCATCGAGTTGATCGCCTGGAAGGGCAACCTGCACTTTGTCCATCCGACTGATCATGGCTTTTTCATTGACCGTGATCTACCCAATATCTTCGCTCACCGCGATGTGGCCGAAACCACTTGTCCAGGTCGCTACGCCTATGCACGCATGGCGTCAATCCGCACAGGCGTGCTGGCGCGGATGAATGAATTGCCTCCGAACGTGCGCATTGATGCACCACTTGCCGAGTCCCGCATCAGTGGCGTGGTCAATTGTTTGACTACGGTCAGCCCTGCAGTATCGCAGGTCACATTCTGCGTAGATGGCACAGCAAGCGCTAGCGACAACACTGCACCCTTTTCCTGGAAATGGAATACCTCCACAGTGGCGGACGGGTTGCATCGCCTGCAGGTAGAAGCGCGCACTGCCCTAAATCTGCGTGCGGAGCAGGCCGTGACCGTGACTGTGGACAATACGCCGCCCACCGGTACTTTGAGCGCGCCCTCCTTCCACAATGCGCCCACGATCACCCTCTCGACCTGGGCCGATGGCGCTGCCTGGATGCTGTTCAGCAATGGATGGCAATGGGAAGGAGAGGAACTAGCCCATCAGACTGGAAGCAGAGTCAGCGACGCTGCAGCAGGAAACGGCTGGGCGTGGATGGGACGTGCCGGATATGACCAATCTGGCTGGTGGTACGGCCCCTACTTCCGGGAGTTGCCCACTGGGCGCAGCTATCGTGTTTACTTCCGGCTCAGGGCCAATGGCTACAGCCCCCTGACGCACGTCGCCACATTAGATGTAACCGACGACTTTGGCGCCAATACCTACGTCAGCCAGATCTTGCTGGGAGAAGATCTGCTGGGCAATCACTACCAGGAGCCCTACCTCGATTTCAGTTACTATCGCCGCGACAACTATGGACTCGAATTCCGCGTTTTCTACCCTGGACAGTGCGACCTATATCTGGATCGCATATCCGCCTTCCGGACACCCCTTCCTTATGCCCAAAGCGTGGAATGGATATTGCCCACAGGCGATGGGCCGAAGGTAGTCCAAGCGCGCTATCTGGATGCGGCAGGGAACGCCTCGGAGGTCATCTCCACCACTGTGATTTTGGATACCAGAGCACCGCAATGGCTGGGATGGGATGGGATTTATGCCCAGGTTCGTGATGAACTATCCGGATTGCATGTTAACAGCGCTCAATTTGCCACTTCCGGCGACGGCGTGAATTGGGGGCCATGGCAGGCGGCACAACTCACAGCGACCGAAGGCACGACCGCCACTGTATCTGTTAGCACCCTGACAGATGGAGGGACAGTAGTGCGTTTTCGCATCGCTGACCGTGCCGGCAATGTGGCCGTGAGCCCAGCTTACACGCTCCCCACGCCCGCGCCAACCAAGACATCTACGCCCACTCCTATCCCTTCGGCGACGCCAAGCCCGACTGCTACCAGTACATCCACGCCCGTTCCCACCTTGACTAGCACGCCGATGGACACGCCCACACCCACGTCAACGCCTACAGCCGTGCCAAGCCCAACCGCCAGCCCCATGCCAACTTCGCCCTCCGAGCCTGGCGCGATACGTGGGCGGGTGCTCCTGCAAGGACGCATCGCATATGGAGGCGTGAGCGTGAGCATCAGCGGCGGTGCTGCTGTGACCTCAGCGGCAGACGGCAGCTATCTCCTGGCGGAATTACCTGCCGGGGCCTATACCGTGATTTTGCGCATGCCTGGCTACCTGGAAACCCAGCGCAGCAACATCGTAGTCCAGCCCGGAGCAGTGACGGAGCTGCCCAATGCCCTGCTGCATGGCGGGGACGCCAACGGCGATTGCACCGTCAACCTGTCCGACCTAGTGATTGTCAGCGTGAACTTTCGCAGCAGCCCTCCAAAAGACCCCCGCGCTGACATCAATGGCGATGGGATTGTGGACCTCTTCGACTTGCTGCTAGTGTCCATAAACCTGGGGAAGCACTGCCCAGGGCCATGGTGA
- a CDS encoding NAD-dependent deacylase — protein MAYEQEIQQAAEVLAASHHAVALTGAGHSTPSGIPDFRSPGSGLWEQLDPMEVASIYAFQRNPQAFYDWIRPLAKQIMEAQPNPAHFALAKLEQMGVLYAVITQNIDELHHRAGSKRVLELHGSVRTATCTRCRKQMTTAEMWSTFVASGELPHCPSCGGFLKPDVVLFGELLPLDVLSEAQQEAEQCDVMLVAGSSLEVYPAAELPSRAVEHGAKLIVVNYQPTYMDARAAVVIHEDVAVVLPQITARVKSLRGGD, from the coding sequence ATGGCTTATGAACAAGAGATCCAACAAGCAGCCGAAGTCCTGGCAGCCAGCCACCATGCGGTGGCTCTGACCGGAGCGGGGCACAGCACGCCCTCCGGTATTCCTGATTTCCGCAGCCCTGGTTCCGGATTGTGGGAGCAGCTAGATCCAATGGAAGTGGCCTCCATTTATGCTTTCCAGCGCAATCCGCAAGCCTTCTACGATTGGATCCGCCCATTGGCTAAGCAGATTATGGAGGCGCAGCCGAACCCAGCTCATTTTGCCCTGGCTAAGTTGGAGCAAATGGGCGTGCTCTACGCCGTCATCACGCAGAACATTGATGAATTGCATCATCGCGCTGGCTCCAAGCGCGTCTTAGAATTGCATGGCAGTGTGCGCACGGCGACTTGCACGCGCTGCCGCAAGCAGATGACCACAGCAGAGATGTGGTCTACTTTTGTCGCCAGTGGCGAACTGCCGCACTGCCCTTCCTGCGGTGGTTTTCTAAAGCCTGATGTGGTGCTCTTTGGCGAATTGTTGCCTCTCGATGTATTGTCTGAAGCACAGCAGGAGGCGGAGCAGTGCGATGTCATGCTCGTTGCTGGGTCTTCACTGGAAGTTTACCCAGCGGCAGAATTGCCCAGCCGCGCCGTAGAGCATGGTGCCAAACTGATCGTGGTCAATTATCAGCCTACATATATGGATGCACGGGCGGCAGTGGTCATCCACGAGGATGTCGCGGTAGTTCTGCCGCAGATTACAGCCAGGGTCAAATCCCTCAGAGGAGGAGATTGA
- the nfi gene encoding deoxyribonuclease V, producing the protein MRVQNLHRWDLSPAEAIAVQQNLRTKVVTGNEVGPVHTVAGVDISTTGERAHAAIVVLTFPDLQPLEAAEADLPLTFPYIPGLLAFREAPAILTAIERLQNEPDLFLVDGQGLAHPRRMGIACHIGVVIDKPSIGCAKSLLCGHHGMVGPKVGDYSEIKDQDQVIGVALRTKEGVSPVYISIGHKVDLPTAIEYVLRCGGGYRIPEPIRWAHRVAGGEHLPKPQPRAEQGMLF; encoded by the coding sequence ATGCGCGTCCAAAACCTGCACCGTTGGGACCTTTCCCCTGCAGAGGCCATCGCTGTGCAGCAGAACTTGCGCACCAAAGTCGTGACCGGCAATGAAGTTGGGCCAGTGCATACCGTCGCCGGAGTGGACATCAGCACCACTGGCGAGCGCGCGCACGCCGCTATCGTGGTGCTGACCTTTCCTGACCTTCAGCCGCTGGAAGCTGCGGAAGCTGATCTGCCTCTTACTTTCCCCTATATTCCAGGACTTCTTGCCTTCCGTGAGGCACCGGCCATCCTGACTGCTATCGAGCGCTTGCAGAACGAGCCGGACCTTTTCCTAGTGGACGGACAAGGGTTGGCCCACCCGCGACGCATGGGCATTGCCTGCCACATAGGAGTAGTCATTGACAAACCCAGCATTGGCTGTGCCAAGTCGCTGCTGTGTGGACATCATGGGATGGTAGGCCCGAAAGTGGGTGACTACAGCGAGATCAAGGATCAGGATCAAGTAATCGGCGTAGCACTGCGCACGAAAGAGGGAGTCAGCCCCGTCTATATTTCTATAGGACACAAGGTAGACTTGCCTACGGCGATAGAATATGTCCTGCGCTGCGGCGGGGGCTACCGCATACCGGAGCCGATCCGCTGGGCGCACCGAGTGGCAGGCGGAGAGCACTTGCCAAAGCCTCAGCCACGCGCTGAGCAAGGCATGCTCTTCTGA
- a CDS encoding Crp/Fnr family transcriptional regulator: protein MAVSVQTLTKLPLFAGLDEAALRRIVSYVHEMTISPGQVIIWEGEPCQATHFVVQGLVRTRRMSPNGREQVLAYLGPGECVNLVAALDGKPSPVTVDAVTAATLYYISCADCRQILKEYSELAHSVLQHLAGEVRRLSDLVESLALHTVRSRLARFLLQYAGEETSSRRWTQEEIATHIGTVREMVGRTLRDFAVEGLIRRQRGRIVITDRAGLEREASGEG from the coding sequence ATGGCTGTCAGTGTGCAAACGTTAACCAAGTTGCCCCTTTTCGCTGGTTTAGATGAGGCTGCATTGCGACGCATTGTATCTTATGTCCACGAAATGACGATTTCCCCTGGGCAAGTGATCATCTGGGAAGGTGAGCCGTGCCAAGCGACTCATTTTGTCGTGCAAGGGCTGGTGCGCACGCGACGCATGTCGCCCAATGGCCGCGAGCAGGTGCTGGCGTATCTGGGCCCTGGCGAATGCGTGAACCTGGTTGCCGCCCTCGATGGCAAGCCCAGCCCGGTAACCGTGGATGCCGTTACCGCTGCTACCTTGTATTACATCTCTTGCGCCGATTGCCGTCAGATCTTGAAAGAGTATAGCGAGCTTGCTCATTCCGTCCTGCAGCATTTAGCTGGCGAAGTACGCCGTTTAAGCGATCTGGTTGAATCGTTGGCTCTGCACACGGTGCGCAGCCGTCTGGCGCGTTTCCTGCTTCAGTATGCAGGCGAGGAAACATCATCGCGCCGATGGACGCAGGAAGAAATCGCCACGCACATTGGGACGGTGCGCGAGATGGTAGGACGCACCTTGCGCGACTTTGCGGTAGAAGGACTCATCCGCCGCCAGCGCGGACGAATCGTCATCACAGACCGCGCAGGGCTGGAACGCGAAGCCAGTGGAGAAGGTTAG
- a CDS encoding DUF2905 domain-containing protein gives MMDLTDFGKMLLLFGGMIVLLGLVLVLMGRVPFLGRLPGDITFRRGNFSCYAPIVTCLLLSLLLTIVLNVIIRLLGK, from the coding sequence ATGATGGACTTGACTGATTTTGGCAAAATGCTGCTGCTGTTCGGCGGGATGATTGTCCTGCTGGGGCTAGTGCTTGTCCTTATGGGGCGTGTGCCGTTTCTGGGTCGCTTGCCTGGCGACATCACATTTCGGCGTGGCAATTTTAGTTGCTATGCACCTATCGTTACTTGTCTCCTGCTCAGTTTGCTGCTGACCATAGTGCTGAATGTGATTATTCGCTTACTAGGTAAGTAA